In a single window of the Cucumis melo cultivar AY chromosome 11, USDA_Cmelo_AY_1.0, whole genome shotgun sequence genome:
- the LOC103499687 gene encoding ADP-glucose pyrophosphorylase large subunit family protein (The RefSeq protein has 8 substitutions, 4 frameshifts, 1 non-frameshifting indel compared to this genomic sequence), whose amino-acid sequence MVAMDSCFVSLKSNTQLMKGNWGGLDRCENGFMVEKVRGGFNENVWIKSLKYEKKALKLTPNVAYAVTPNVSKQPMTIQVPTVPKVKANPKNVASIILGGGAGTHLFPLTKRSATPAVPAGGCYRLIDIPMSNCINSGINKIFVLTQFNSASLNRHISRTYFGNGVTFKEGFVEVLAATQTSGESGMYWFQGTADAVRQFIWVFEDAKNRNVENILILAGDHMYRMGYMDFVQNHIDRNADISISCAAVDDSRASDYGLVKLDSRGRIIQFSEKPKGANLNRMRVDTTSFGLSREESLKSPYIGSMGVYVFKTDVLLNLLKWRYPSSNDFGSEIIPAAIKDHNVQAFMFRDYWEDIGTIKTFYDANLALHGNVSKFEFYDPKTPFYTSPRFLPPTKIDRCQIVDAIISHGCFLRECSIQHSIVGERSRLDYGVELKDTIMMGADNYQTESEITGLLAEGKVPVGIGPNTKIRKCIIDKNAKIGKDVIIMNKDGVQEADRPEQGFYIRSGITIVMEKATIEDGTVI is encoded by the exons ATGGTTGCGATGGATTCCTGCTTTGTGTCTTTGAAATCCAATACCCAATTGATGAAGGGTAATTGGGGAGGTTTGGATCGTTGTGAGAATGGA TTTATG GAGAAAGTTAGAGGAGGTTTTAATGAAAATGTTTGGATTAAGAGTTTGAAATATGAGAAGAAAGCTTTGAAGCTTACCCCAAATGTTGCTTATGCTGTGGCTACGCCTAATGTTTCAAAGCAGCCTATG ACCATTCAAGTTCCAACAGTTCCTAAAGTAAAAGCGAATCCCAAAAATGTTGCTTCAATCATATTGGGAGGGGGTGCTGGGACTCACCTGTTTCCGCTTACTAAAAGATCGGCAACGCCCGCT GTTCCAGTTGGAGGATGCTATAGGCTTATAGATATTCCAATGAGCAACTGCATCAACAGTGGGATCAACAAAATATTTGTGCTTACCCAGTTCAACTCTGCTTCTTTGAATCGTCATATCTCGCGGACATACTTTGGAAATGGTGTCACTTTTGGGGAAGGATTTGTGGAG GTTCTTGCAGCCACACAAACATCTGGGGAATCCGGTATGTACTGGTTCCAAGGAACTGCAGATGCTGTGAGACAATTTATTTGGGTATTTGAG GATGCCAAGAACAGAAATGTTGAGAACATTCTAATTTTGGCAGGGGATCACATGTACAGAATGGACTATATGGACTTTGTTCAG AATCACATTGATCGCAATGCTGATATTTCAATCTCGTGTGCAGCTGTGGATGACAG CCGCGCATCAGACTACGGATTGGTGAAATTAGATAGTAGAGGTCGAATTATCCAGTTTTCTGAAAAGCCAAAGGGTGCCAATTTGAATGCAATG CGAGTAGATACAACTTCATTTGGTCTGTCTCGGGAGGAGTCTTTGAAGTCTCCTTACATTGCATCAATGGGAGTTTATGTTTTCAAAACGGATGTTTTGCTAAACCTTTTGAAGTGGAGATATCCTTCATCTAATGACTTCGGCTCTGAAATCATTCCTGCAGCTATAAAGGACCACAATGTCCAA GCATTTATGTTTAGAGATTATTGGGAGGACATTGGAACAATAAAGACTTTCTATGATGCAAACTTGGCC CACGGAAGAG TTTC TAAGTTTGAATTTTATGACCCCAAGACACCTTTCTATACGTCTCCTCGATTCTTACCGCCGACCAAGATCGACAGGTGTCAG ATTGTCGATGCAATAATCTCACATGGATGCTTTTTGAGAGAATGTAGTATCCAACATTCGATAGTCGGTGAACGGTCAAGATTAGACTATGGTGTTGAACTTAAG GATACGATAATGATGGGTGCAGACAATTACCAAACCGAACTTGAAATTACAGGTCTGCTAGCAGAGGGAAAAGTCCCTGTAGGGATTGGACCAAACACGAAAATCAG TAAGTGTATAATCGATAAGAATGCAAAAATTGGGAAGGATGTTATCATTATGAACAAAGAT GGCGTCCAAGAAGCAGATCGGCCTGAACAGGGATTCTACATTCGCTCGGGAATCACCATTGTAATGGAAAAGGCAACAATCGAAGATGGCACCGTTATATGA
- the LOC127143780 gene encoding SNF1-related protein kinase regulatory subunit gamma-1-like yields MAESNQTQCIAMDSATALQRYLDHIPVSSISGIKSSVVLEVKTGDFVKDALRIMFKKNVASALIADVSTDGFPDRFIGFVHLSSLLLWCIQEIRKLENEIECIESEKTKETVCGIMGFLEQNPHIGQTKVGELGKTFLWDPYFPVGMRDTLFHVLLMFSKHRLQAVPVVELSNSNVIGFITQTAVIHLLLESSGLEWFDGIADKVISDFRFDNEEHVLHVYGDQNIIEAFYILWNKQIGAVAVTDRGSKRLIGCLRNSDAYLLLEKEDLFQNRK; encoded by the exons ATGGCTGAATCAAATCAAACGCAATGCATTGCGATGGATTCCGCCACCGCTTTACAACGGTATCTTGATCACATCCCCGTCAGTTCCATCTCCGGCATCAAGTCCTCCGTCG TTTTGGAAGTCAAGACTGGGGACTTCGTTAAGGATGCATTACGAATAATGTTTAAGAAGAATGTGGCTTCTGCTCTCATCGCCGATGTCTCCACCGATGGTTTCCCTGATCGGTTTATTGGCTTTGTTCATCTCTCAAGCTTGCTTCTATGGTGTATTCAG GAGATTCGAAAATTGGAGAATGAAATTGAGTGTATTGAGTCTGAGAAGACTAAAGAGACTGTTTGTGGGATTATGGGGTTTCTTGAACAGAATCCACACATTGGCCAAACCaag GTGGGTGAGTTGGGAAAGACGTTCTTGTGGGATCCTTATTTTCCTGTTGGAATGAGGGATACACTTTTTCATGTTCTTCTTATGTTTTCGAAGCATCGTTTACAAGCTGTTCCTGTGGTTGAGCTTTCCAATTCTAACGTAATTGGTTTCATTACACAG ACAGCAGTAATTCATTTGCTTCTGGAATCAAGTGGATTGGAGTGGTTCGATGGCATAGCGGACAAAGTTATATCAGACTTTCG GTTTGATAATGAAGAGCATGTTCTCCATGTCTATGGTGACCAAAACATTATAGAAGCTTTTTATATACTATGGAATAAACAAATTGGTGCAGTTGCTGTAACAGATAGAGGAAGTAAGAGGCTTATTGGTTGTTTGAGGAACAGTGACGCATATCTTCTCTTGGAGAAGGAAGATTTATTTCAGAACAGAAAGTAA
- the LOC103499686 gene encoding uncharacterized protein LOC103499686 has protein sequence MEPNKGRGDANMTVEGRQGALTLSGARSLINSKLPNMHTPVTSKRDDTLKQVMKTMVETNSSFSFLVNNLQQAIGILTLRDMITQFAPPCMNSAIQGGSFFESALEQTGCQVRNGTIICNRTF, from the coding sequence ATGGAACCAAATAAAGGACGAGGGGACGCTAACATGACAGTCGAAGGGAGGCAAGGGGCACTTACCTTGTCCGGTGCACGTTCTCTAATTAACAGCAAACTTCCAAATATGCACACCCCAGTGACGAGCAAGAGAGATGACACACTGAAGCAAGTAATGAAAACTATGGTAGAGACAAATAGCAGTTTCAGCTTTCTTGTCAATAATTTGCAGCAAGCAATAGGGATACTTACTTTGCGAGACATGATAACTCAATTCGCTCCTCCCTGTATGAATTCAGCCATTCAAGGAGGTAGTTTTTTTGAATCTGCTCTGGAACAAACTGGGTGTCAGGTTAGAAATGGTACCATAATTTGTAACAGAACATTTTAG
- the LOC103499684 gene encoding uncharacterized protein LOC103499684 isoform X3, producing MSDHITKSYQEGNGASTRPYHSVWLAHWSRSGCKSANGACYNLSTSDESCEESSQAKKRSLLDGSVPVTITGKLDIGSGKVAGVRVSADNLNHESLTGRSKKRRKERLDSESLPMLNVSQHRGGKLAVNIEQATASQGGDLKFHTCSGSGHNTSSLDGKSRSLSLLAVVPERGNPNKEKMKSKDITAYQQQHENSNELLNNNALNVSPLIGDGTMGSASSFIPYGMSNRFPFATCEQSINNEPSSYLSSKTQVGNSNFHAYSTLFVQETKINQLLDSTQATNALSRQHMRTFLLHNPSSNNLDQPNPFPIQCDTRKSSSDTLPFQSQSNHAGTTLPQYLYHGGYSMQRLPFSVHDVETMRICSTVDSVGQALKVPPKFCQTTHRFMITKKTDVDLYGGQEFREVVASTNLKEKTTRAHLSSSTNSGRHDQNDIGENENLSNMRSATSLSNESSSETDIMDMDEYQGNHLRGLDTSQANKGLRSSKSPLLSVSAASSDRKQIEDQLPKKRLLDINEKPPNRSTSVSLMENEESSTSKTQTLDVEHLLPNAEQPRFSNSNVPPEDYSKRERDNEWVKRLRPCASESVHDTKSTKKEEDSPSDKANRLFSKMKCSSTSSDRSRGPLRGQEQLAITQATTIVKDSRSTNREMILSSPWIRRLCHNRPAPCARNLETAVVHKSQDSKPTLHQAFPSIAAMALMGKTVTGLPPCEFIRRGSSLVWNNEGV from the exons ATGTCTGATCATATCACAAAGTCATACCAAGAAGGGAATGGAGCGTCGACTCGACCCTACCATTCAGTTTGGTTGGCTCACTGGTCACGTTCAGGCTGCAAATCAGCAAATGGAGCTTGCTATAATTTATCAACCAGCGACGAGTCTTGTGAAGAGAGTTCTCAAGCTAAAAAGCGCTCCTTGCTGGATGGTTCGGTGCCAGTTACTATAACTGGAAAACTTGACATTGGGTCTGGAAAAGTAGCAGGAGTAAGAGTAAGTGCAGATAATCTCAACCATGAGAGTTTAACTGGGAGATCTAAGAAGAGGAGGAAAGAAAGGTTAGATTCTGAGTCCTTGCCTATGCTCAATGTTTCTCAGCATAGAGGGGGTAAACTGGCTGTGAATATTGAACAGGCTACGGCTAGTCAAGGTGGAGATTTGAAATTTCACACTTGTTCTGGCTCTGGGCACAATACTTCATCTCTGGATGGAAAGAGTCGATCACTATCACTGCTCGCAGTAGTCCCTGAAAGAGGTAATCCTAATAAGGAAAAGATGAAGTCCAAGGACATTACAGCGTATCAACAGCAACATGAGAATTCCAATGAACTTCTTAACAACAATGCTTTAAACGTTTCACCACTTATTGGAGATGGGACTATGGGATCAGCTTCCAGCTTTATACCATATGGTATGAGTAATAGATTTCCATTCGCCACATGTGAACAAAGCATCAACAACGAACCAAGTTCGTATTTGTCATCCAAAACACAGGTTGGAAATAGTAATTTCCACGCTTACTCTACTCTTTTTGTACAAGAGACAAAAATCAACCAACTTTTGGATTCAACACAAGCTACAAATGCACTGTCAAGACAGCACATGAGAACGTTTTTACTGCATAATCCATCGTCAAACAATCTTGACCAACCAAATCCATTCCCCATACAGTGTGATACTAGGAAAAGTAGTTCTGACACCTTACCTTTTCAAAGTCAGAGCAACCATGCAGGAACGACCTTACCACAATACTTATACCATGGAGGTTACTCAATGCAGAGACTCCCATTTTCTGTCCATGACGTGGAAACTATGAGAATATGTTCCACCGTGGACTCTGTTGGACAGGCGCTCAAGGTTCCTCCAAAGTTTTGTCAGACAACTCACCGTTTTATGATCACTAAAAAAACTGATGTTGACTTATATGGAGGTCAGGAGTTTAGAGAGGTAGTGGCATCTACCAATCTCAAAGAAAAAACTACACGTGCTCACCTTAGTTCATCCACTAATTCTGGCAGACACGATCAGAATGATATCGGAGAAAATGAAAATCTCAGTAACATGAGAAGCGCAACTTCTTTGAGCAATGAATCATCATCTGAAACTGATATTATGGACATGGATGAATACCAAGGGAACCATTTGAGGG GTTTGGATACATCACAAGCAAATAAG GGGTTGAGGAGTTCAAAATCACCATTGCTCTCTGTAAGTGCTGCTAGTTCGGATAGAAAACAAATTGAAGATCAGCTTCCAAAGAAAAGGTTACTTGATATAAATGAAAAGCCACCCAATCGTTCGACTTCTGTGAGCTTGATGGAAAACGAGGAGTCAAGTACCTCTAAAACACAAACTTTGGATGTAGAACACCTCCTTCCAAATGCCGAGCAGCCAAGATTTTCAAACTCCAATGTCCCTCCAGAGGACTATTCTAAACGAGAGAGAGACAACGAGTGGGTTAAACGTCTTAGGCCATGTGCCTCAGAGTCTGTTCATGATACAAAGAGtacaaaaaaggaagaagactcTCCATCTGATAAAGCCAATCGACTCTTCAGTAAAATGAAATGCAGCTCAACCAGCTCTGACCGCTCTAGGGGTCCTCTCCGCGGACAAGAACAATTGGCAATCACTCAGGCAACAACTATAGTCAAGGATAGCAGATCCACTAATCGAGAAATGATACTCTCCAGTCCTTGGATACGCCGATTATGTCATAATAGACCTGCGCCTTGTGCAAGAAATCTTGAAACCGCAGTGGTTCACAAATCGCAGGattcaaaaccaacactacATCAAGCATTTCCCAGCATAGCTGCTATGGCATTGATGGGCAAGACGGTGACTGGGCTTCCGCCATGTGAGTTCATTAGGAGAGGATCTTCTTTAGTTTGGAATAACGAGGGAGTTTGA
- the LOC103499684 gene encoding uncharacterized protein LOC103499684 isoform X1 has translation MVLVCCPVGVEVQVVNPWASYATCCMRIQIQKYVSSFPSNNLDDLRLILVQQVPTVKDYLVTMSDHITKSYQEGNGASTRPYHSVWLAHWSRSGCKSANGACYNLSTSDESCEESSQAKKRSLLDGSVPVTITGKLDIGSGKVAGVRVSADNLNHESLTGRSKKRRKERLDSESLPMLNVSQHRGGKLAVNIEQATASQGGDLKFHTCSGSGHNTSSLDGKSRSLSLLAVVPERGNPNKEKMKSKDITAYQQQHENSNELLNNNALNVSPLIGDGTMGSASSFIPYGMSNRFPFATCEQSINNEPSSYLSSKTQVGNSNFHAYSTLFVQETKINQLLDSTQATNALSRQHMRTFLLHNPSSNNLDQPNPFPIQCDTRKSSSDTLPFQSQSNHAGTTLPQYLYHGGYSMQRLPFSVHDVETMRICSTVDSVGQALKVPPKFCQTTHRFMITKKTDVDLYGGQEFREVVASTNLKEKTTRAHLSSSTNSGRHDQNDIGENENLSNMRSATSLSNESSSETDIMDMDEYQGNHLRGLDTSQANKGLRSSKSPLLSVSAASSDRKQIEDQLPKKRLLDINEKPPNRSTSVSLMENEESSTSKTQTLDVEHLLPNAEQPRFSNSNVPPEDYSKRERDNEWVKRLRPCASESVHDTKSTKKEEDSPSDKANRLFSKMKCSSTSSDRSRGPLRGQEQLAITQATTIVKDSRSTNREMILSSPWIRRLCHNRPAPCARNLETAVVHKSQDSKPTLHQAFPSIAAMALMGKTVTGLPPCEFIRRGSSLVWNNEGV, from the exons ATGGTGTTAGTATGCTGTCCAGTTGGAGTTGAGGTTCAAGTAGTAAATCCTTG GGCCTCATACGCTACTTGTTGCATGAGGATACAAATTCAGAAATATGTATCCTCCTTTCCTTCTAACAATTTGGACGACTTGAGATTGATTCTAGTCCAACAG GTGCCAACAGTGAAAGACTATCTTGTTACCATGTCTGATCATATCACAAAGTCATACCAAGAAGGGAATGGAGCGTCGACTCGACCCTACCATTCAGTTTGGTTGGCTCACTGGTCACGTTCAGGCTGCAAATCAGCAAATGGAGCTTGCTATAATTTATCAACCAGCGACGAGTCTTGTGAAGAGAGTTCTCAAGCTAAAAAGCGCTCCTTGCTGGATGGTTCGGTGCCAGTTACTATAACTGGAAAACTTGACATTGGGTCTGGAAAAGTAGCAGGAGTAAGAGTAAGTGCAGATAATCTCAACCATGAGAGTTTAACTGGGAGATCTAAGAAGAGGAGGAAAGAAAGGTTAGATTCTGAGTCCTTGCCTATGCTCAATGTTTCTCAGCATAGAGGGGGTAAACTGGCTGTGAATATTGAACAGGCTACGGCTAGTCAAGGTGGAGATTTGAAATTTCACACTTGTTCTGGCTCTGGGCACAATACTTCATCTCTGGATGGAAAGAGTCGATCACTATCACTGCTCGCAGTAGTCCCTGAAAGAGGTAATCCTAATAAGGAAAAGATGAAGTCCAAGGACATTACAGCGTATCAACAGCAACATGAGAATTCCAATGAACTTCTTAACAACAATGCTTTAAACGTTTCACCACTTATTGGAGATGGGACTATGGGATCAGCTTCCAGCTTTATACCATATGGTATGAGTAATAGATTTCCATTCGCCACATGTGAACAAAGCATCAACAACGAACCAAGTTCGTATTTGTCATCCAAAACACAGGTTGGAAATAGTAATTTCCACGCTTACTCTACTCTTTTTGTACAAGAGACAAAAATCAACCAACTTTTGGATTCAACACAAGCTACAAATGCACTGTCAAGACAGCACATGAGAACGTTTTTACTGCATAATCCATCGTCAAACAATCTTGACCAACCAAATCCATTCCCCATACAGTGTGATACTAGGAAAAGTAGTTCTGACACCTTACCTTTTCAAAGTCAGAGCAACCATGCAGGAACGACCTTACCACAATACTTATACCATGGAGGTTACTCAATGCAGAGACTCCCATTTTCTGTCCATGACGTGGAAACTATGAGAATATGTTCCACCGTGGACTCTGTTGGACAGGCGCTCAAGGTTCCTCCAAAGTTTTGTCAGACAACTCACCGTTTTATGATCACTAAAAAAACTGATGTTGACTTATATGGAGGTCAGGAGTTTAGAGAGGTAGTGGCATCTACCAATCTCAAAGAAAAAACTACACGTGCTCACCTTAGTTCATCCACTAATTCTGGCAGACACGATCAGAATGATATCGGAGAAAATGAAAATCTCAGTAACATGAGAAGCGCAACTTCTTTGAGCAATGAATCATCATCTGAAACTGATATTATGGACATGGATGAATACCAAGGGAACCATTTGAGGG GTTTGGATACATCACAAGCAAATAAG GGGTTGAGGAGTTCAAAATCACCATTGCTCTCTGTAAGTGCTGCTAGTTCGGATAGAAAACAAATTGAAGATCAGCTTCCAAAGAAAAGGTTACTTGATATAAATGAAAAGCCACCCAATCGTTCGACTTCTGTGAGCTTGATGGAAAACGAGGAGTCAAGTACCTCTAAAACACAAACTTTGGATGTAGAACACCTCCTTCCAAATGCCGAGCAGCCAAGATTTTCAAACTCCAATGTCCCTCCAGAGGACTATTCTAAACGAGAGAGAGACAACGAGTGGGTTAAACGTCTTAGGCCATGTGCCTCAGAGTCTGTTCATGATACAAAGAGtacaaaaaaggaagaagactcTCCATCTGATAAAGCCAATCGACTCTTCAGTAAAATGAAATGCAGCTCAACCAGCTCTGACCGCTCTAGGGGTCCTCTCCGCGGACAAGAACAATTGGCAATCACTCAGGCAACAACTATAGTCAAGGATAGCAGATCCACTAATCGAGAAATGATACTCTCCAGTCCTTGGATACGCCGATTATGTCATAATAGACCTGCGCCTTGTGCAAGAAATCTTGAAACCGCAGTGGTTCACAAATCGCAGGattcaaaaccaacactacATCAAGCATTTCCCAGCATAGCTGCTATGGCATTGATGGGCAAGACGGTGACTGGGCTTCCGCCATGTGAGTTCATTAGGAGAGGATCTTCTTTAGTTTGGAATAACGAGGGAGTTTGA
- the LOC103499684 gene encoding uncharacterized protein LOC103499684 isoform X2, whose product MLMVRMSIERGMLMVPTVKDYLVTMSDHITKSYQEGNGASTRPYHSVWLAHWSRSGCKSANGACYNLSTSDESCEESSQAKKRSLLDGSVPVTITGKLDIGSGKVAGVRVSADNLNHESLTGRSKKRRKERLDSESLPMLNVSQHRGGKLAVNIEQATASQGGDLKFHTCSGSGHNTSSLDGKSRSLSLLAVVPERGNPNKEKMKSKDITAYQQQHENSNELLNNNALNVSPLIGDGTMGSASSFIPYGMSNRFPFATCEQSINNEPSSYLSSKTQVGNSNFHAYSTLFVQETKINQLLDSTQATNALSRQHMRTFLLHNPSSNNLDQPNPFPIQCDTRKSSSDTLPFQSQSNHAGTTLPQYLYHGGYSMQRLPFSVHDVETMRICSTVDSVGQALKVPPKFCQTTHRFMITKKTDVDLYGGQEFREVVASTNLKEKTTRAHLSSSTNSGRHDQNDIGENENLSNMRSATSLSNESSSETDIMDMDEYQGNHLRGLDTSQANKGLRSSKSPLLSVSAASSDRKQIEDQLPKKRLLDINEKPPNRSTSVSLMENEESSTSKTQTLDVEHLLPNAEQPRFSNSNVPPEDYSKRERDNEWVKRLRPCASESVHDTKSTKKEEDSPSDKANRLFSKMKCSSTSSDRSRGPLRGQEQLAITQATTIVKDSRSTNREMILSSPWIRRLCHNRPAPCARNLETAVVHKSQDSKPTLHQAFPSIAAMALMGKTVTGLPPCEFIRRGSSLVWNNEGV is encoded by the exons ATGTTGATGGTGCGTATGTCTATAGAACGCGGTATGTTGATG GTGCCAACAGTGAAAGACTATCTTGTTACCATGTCTGATCATATCACAAAGTCATACCAAGAAGGGAATGGAGCGTCGACTCGACCCTACCATTCAGTTTGGTTGGCTCACTGGTCACGTTCAGGCTGCAAATCAGCAAATGGAGCTTGCTATAATTTATCAACCAGCGACGAGTCTTGTGAAGAGAGTTCTCAAGCTAAAAAGCGCTCCTTGCTGGATGGTTCGGTGCCAGTTACTATAACTGGAAAACTTGACATTGGGTCTGGAAAAGTAGCAGGAGTAAGAGTAAGTGCAGATAATCTCAACCATGAGAGTTTAACTGGGAGATCTAAGAAGAGGAGGAAAGAAAGGTTAGATTCTGAGTCCTTGCCTATGCTCAATGTTTCTCAGCATAGAGGGGGTAAACTGGCTGTGAATATTGAACAGGCTACGGCTAGTCAAGGTGGAGATTTGAAATTTCACACTTGTTCTGGCTCTGGGCACAATACTTCATCTCTGGATGGAAAGAGTCGATCACTATCACTGCTCGCAGTAGTCCCTGAAAGAGGTAATCCTAATAAGGAAAAGATGAAGTCCAAGGACATTACAGCGTATCAACAGCAACATGAGAATTCCAATGAACTTCTTAACAACAATGCTTTAAACGTTTCACCACTTATTGGAGATGGGACTATGGGATCAGCTTCCAGCTTTATACCATATGGTATGAGTAATAGATTTCCATTCGCCACATGTGAACAAAGCATCAACAACGAACCAAGTTCGTATTTGTCATCCAAAACACAGGTTGGAAATAGTAATTTCCACGCTTACTCTACTCTTTTTGTACAAGAGACAAAAATCAACCAACTTTTGGATTCAACACAAGCTACAAATGCACTGTCAAGACAGCACATGAGAACGTTTTTACTGCATAATCCATCGTCAAACAATCTTGACCAACCAAATCCATTCCCCATACAGTGTGATACTAGGAAAAGTAGTTCTGACACCTTACCTTTTCAAAGTCAGAGCAACCATGCAGGAACGACCTTACCACAATACTTATACCATGGAGGTTACTCAATGCAGAGACTCCCATTTTCTGTCCATGACGTGGAAACTATGAGAATATGTTCCACCGTGGACTCTGTTGGACAGGCGCTCAAGGTTCCTCCAAAGTTTTGTCAGACAACTCACCGTTTTATGATCACTAAAAAAACTGATGTTGACTTATATGGAGGTCAGGAGTTTAGAGAGGTAGTGGCATCTACCAATCTCAAAGAAAAAACTACACGTGCTCACCTTAGTTCATCCACTAATTCTGGCAGACACGATCAGAATGATATCGGAGAAAATGAAAATCTCAGTAACATGAGAAGCGCAACTTCTTTGAGCAATGAATCATCATCTGAAACTGATATTATGGACATGGATGAATACCAAGGGAACCATTTGAGGG GTTTGGATACATCACAAGCAAATAAG GGGTTGAGGAGTTCAAAATCACCATTGCTCTCTGTAAGTGCTGCTAGTTCGGATAGAAAACAAATTGAAGATCAGCTTCCAAAGAAAAGGTTACTTGATATAAATGAAAAGCCACCCAATCGTTCGACTTCTGTGAGCTTGATGGAAAACGAGGAGTCAAGTACCTCTAAAACACAAACTTTGGATGTAGAACACCTCCTTCCAAATGCCGAGCAGCCAAGATTTTCAAACTCCAATGTCCCTCCAGAGGACTATTCTAAACGAGAGAGAGACAACGAGTGGGTTAAACGTCTTAGGCCATGTGCCTCAGAGTCTGTTCATGATACAAAGAGtacaaaaaaggaagaagactcTCCATCTGATAAAGCCAATCGACTCTTCAGTAAAATGAAATGCAGCTCAACCAGCTCTGACCGCTCTAGGGGTCCTCTCCGCGGACAAGAACAATTGGCAATCACTCAGGCAACAACTATAGTCAAGGATAGCAGATCCACTAATCGAGAAATGATACTCTCCAGTCCTTGGATACGCCGATTATGTCATAATAGACCTGCGCCTTGTGCAAGAAATCTTGAAACCGCAGTGGTTCACAAATCGCAGGattcaaaaccaacactacATCAAGCATTTCCCAGCATAGCTGCTATGGCATTGATGGGCAAGACGGTGACTGGGCTTCCGCCATGTGAGTTCATTAGGAGAGGATCTTCTTTAGTTTGGAATAACGAGGGAGTTTGA